The following are from one region of the Pleurodeles waltl isolate 20211129_DDA chromosome 4_1, aPleWal1.hap1.20221129, whole genome shotgun sequence genome:
- the LOC138288435 gene encoding olfactory receptor 5AP2-like isoform X3 → MEDGNQTWVREFILRGLTDEPHIQALLFVLFLGIYAVTVLGNTGMTFLIRTDSQLQSPMYFFLGNLSCVDLCYSTAVTPKTMATIITSNKAISFAGCAVQLFSFSVFASSECFLLVVMAYDRYVAICNPLHYSVVISGYVCALLVSVAYSGGLLLAVMHTACTFSLSFCGSNEINHFFCDMPPLWEISCTDTSSNQVLIFVIATSLGATSCSIIMTSYGYIIATILKIRSSDGRRKAFSTCASHITAVSIFFGTIFFMYLRPSSSYSVTQDKVVSVFYTVVIPMLNPLIYGLRNEEVKGALNRLVHK, encoded by the coding sequence ATGGAAGATGGGAACCAAACATGGGTGAGGGAATTCATTCTCCGAGGACTTACTGATGAACCACACATTCAGGCTCTACTTTTTGTGCTATTCCTAGGTATTTATGCTGTCACTGTGCTGGGCAATACTGGAATGACTTTTCTAATAAGGACTGATTCCCAACTCCAGTCCCCCATGTATTTCTTTCTTGGTAACCTCTCATGTGTGGACTTATGCTATTCCACAGCAGTAACTCCAAAAACAATGGCAACTATCATCACCTCCAACAAGGCCATTTCGTTTGCTGGCTGTGCAGTCCAGCTCTTCAGCTTCTCTGTGTTTGCATCCTCTGAATGTTTTCTCCTTGTAGTGATGGCTTATGATCGATATGTGGCTATTTGTAACCCATTGCATTATTCGGTTGTAATCAGTGGATATGTCTGTGCATTGCTAGTGTCTGTGGCTTACAGTGGGGGCCTCCTCTTAGCAGTCATGCATACTGCCTGTACCTTTAGTCTGTCCTTTTGTGGCTCAAATGAAATCAATCATTTCTTCTGTGACATGCCCCCACTCTGGGAGATATCCTGCACTGACACCTCAAGCAACCAAGTGCTTATCTTTGTCATTGCCACCTCTCTGGGTGCTACCTCTTGCTCCATCATAATGACCTCCTATGGTTACATCATCGCCACAATCCTGAAGATTCGCTCTTCTGATGGGAGGCGCAAAGCTTTCTCCACCTGTGCTTCCCATATTACAGCTGTCTCTATCTTCTTTGGGACCATCTTCTTCATGTATCTGCGACCATCATCCAGCTATTCTGTCACTCAGGATAAGGTGGTTTCAGTGTTCTACACAGTGGTCATTCCCATGCTCAACCCACTAATTTATGGTCTTAGGAATGAAGAGGTCAAAGGAGCTCTCAACAGACTTGTGCATAAATAG
- the LOC138288435 gene encoding olfactory receptor 5AP2-like isoform X2, translating into MEWTNGNQTWVREFILRGLTDEPHIQALLFVLFLGIYAVTVLGNTGMTFLIRTDSQLQSPMYFFLGNLSCVDLCYSTAVTPKTMATIITSNKAISFAGCAVQLFSFSVFASSECFLLVVMAYDRYVAICNPLHYSVVISGYVCALLVSVAYSGGLLLAVMHTACTFSLSFCGSNEINHFFCDMPPLWEISCTDTSSNQVLIFVIATSLGATSCSIIMTSYGYIIATILKIRSSDGRRKAFSTCASHITAVSIFFGTIFFMYLRPSSSYSVTQDKVVSVFYTVVIPMLNPLIYGLRNEEVKGALNRLVHK; encoded by the exons ATGGAATGGACCA ATGGGAACCAAACATGGGTGAGGGAATTCATTCTCCGAGGACTTACTGATGAACCACACATTCAGGCTCTACTTTTTGTGCTATTCCTAGGTATTTATGCTGTCACTGTGCTGGGCAATACTGGAATGACTTTTCTAATAAGGACTGATTCCCAACTCCAGTCCCCCATGTATTTCTTTCTTGGTAACCTCTCATGTGTGGACTTATGCTATTCCACAGCAGTAACTCCAAAAACAATGGCAACTATCATCACCTCCAACAAGGCCATTTCGTTTGCTGGCTGTGCAGTCCAGCTCTTCAGCTTCTCTGTGTTTGCATCCTCTGAATGTTTTCTCCTTGTAGTGATGGCTTATGATCGATATGTGGCTATTTGTAACCCATTGCATTATTCGGTTGTAATCAGTGGATATGTCTGTGCATTGCTAGTGTCTGTGGCTTACAGTGGGGGCCTCCTCTTAGCAGTCATGCATACTGCCTGTACCTTTAGTCTGTCCTTTTGTGGCTCAAATGAAATCAATCATTTCTTCTGTGACATGCCCCCACTCTGGGAGATATCCTGCACTGACACCTCAAGCAACCAAGTGCTTATCTTTGTCATTGCCACCTCTCTGGGTGCTACCTCTTGCTCCATCATAATGACCTCCTATGGTTACATCATCGCCACAATCCTGAAGATTCGCTCTTCTGATGGGAGGCGCAAAGCTTTCTCCACCTGTGCTTCCCATATTACAGCTGTCTCTATCTTCTTTGGGACCATCTTCTTCATGTATCTGCGACCATCATCCAGCTATTCTGTCACTCAGGATAAGGTGGTTTCAGTGTTCTACACAGTGGTCATTCCCATGCTCAACCCACTAATTTATGGTCTTAGGAATGAAGAGGTCAAAGGAGCTCTCAACAGACTTGTGCATAAATAG
- the LOC138288435 gene encoding olfactory receptor 5AR1-like isoform X1, whose translation MEDGNQTWVREFILRGLTDEPHIQALLFVLFLGIYAVTVLGNTGMTFLIRTDSQLQSPMYFFLGNLSCVDLCYSTAVTPKTMATIITSNKAISFAGCAVQLFSFSVFASSECFLLVVMAYDRYVAICNPLHYSVVISGYVCALLVSVAYSGGLLLAVMHTACTFSLSFCGSNEINHFFCDMPPLWEISCTDTSSNQVLIFVIATSLGATSCSIIMTSYGYIIATILKIRSSDGRRKAFSTCASHITAVSIFFGTIFFMYLRPSSSYSVTQDKVVSVFYTVVIPMLNPLIYGLRNEEVKGALNRLMGSRV comes from the exons ATGGAAGATGGGAACCAAACATGGGTGAGGGAATTCATTCTCCGAGGACTTACTGATGAACCACACATTCAGGCTCTACTTTTTGTGCTATTCCTAGGTATTTATGCTGTCACTGTGCTGGGCAATACTGGAATGACTTTTCTAATAAGGACTGATTCCCAACTCCAGTCCCCCATGTATTTCTTTCTTGGTAACCTCTCATGTGTGGACTTATGCTATTCCACAGCAGTAACTCCAAAAACAATGGCAACTATCATCACCTCCAACAAGGCCATTTCGTTTGCTGGCTGTGCAGTCCAGCTCTTCAGCTTCTCTGTGTTTGCATCCTCTGAATGTTTTCTCCTTGTAGTGATGGCTTATGATCGATATGTGGCTATTTGTAACCCATTGCATTATTCGGTTGTAATCAGTGGATATGTCTGTGCATTGCTAGTGTCTGTGGCTTACAGTGGGGGCCTCCTCTTAGCAGTCATGCATACTGCCTGTACCTTTAGTCTGTCCTTTTGTGGCTCAAATGAAATCAATCATTTCTTCTGTGACATGCCCCCACTCTGGGAGATATCCTGCACTGACACCTCAAGCAACCAAGTGCTTATCTTTGTCATTGCCACCTCTCTGGGTGCTACCTCTTGCTCCATCATAATGACCTCCTATGGTTACATCATCGCCACAATCCTGAAGATTCGCTCTTCTGATGGGAGGCGCAAAGCTTTCTCCACCTGTGCTTCCCATATTACAGCTGTCTCTATCTTCTTTGGGACCATCTTCTTCATGTATCTGCGACCATCATCCAGCTATTCTGTCACTCAGGATAAGGTGGTTTCAGTGTTCTACACAGTGGTCATTCCCATGCTCAACCCACTAATTTATGGTCTTAGGAATGAAGAGGTCAAAGGAGCTCTCAACAGACTT ATGGGCAGCAGAGTATAA